A window of the Salvelinus fontinalis isolate EN_2023a chromosome 26, ASM2944872v1, whole genome shotgun sequence genome harbors these coding sequences:
- the cebpd gene encoding CCAAT/enhancer-binding protein delta, with protein MCDIYSLDSQCVSPQCNMSWAMEPTNFYDNKLSSGLQGVCKPGRSDHGTGEDTTIAELNTAPAMYDDESAIDFSSYIESMTAVPHLELCNDELFLDLFNTVKQEKTDFYMPSSTTSSSNMQQLSNCSTNAYAVGSQKEFERKLKGGFDKGVFSAPIKQESDWSDNDMSSSLPSQIKNCAQTSVSLPMGQPTPPSTPEPLSSQSAHSSPRKVGKEKGKKNFDRYSQEYRQRRERNNVAVRKSRDKAKQRNVEMQQKMLELGSENDRLHKTIDQLTSELTGLRDFFKQLPNHNSSFLGTTGGARR; from the coding sequence ATGTGTGATATATACAGCCTGGATTCTCAGTGCGTGTCTCCACAATGCAACATGAGTTGGGCGATGGAGCCTACAAACTTCTACGACAATAAGCTGAGCAGCGGTCTTCAGGGGGTCTGCAAACCCGGGAGAAGTGATCATGGCACGGGCGAGGACACAACCATAGCCGAGCTGAACACAGCCCCTGCAATGTACGACGACGAGAGTGCCATCGACTTCAGCTCCTACATAGAATCGATGACAGCAGTACCACACCTGGAACTCTGCAACGATGAACTTTTCCTTGACTTATTCAACACTGTGAAGCAAGAGAAGACAGACTTCTACATGCCAAGCTCGACTACGTCGTCCAGCAATATGCAGCAGCTGTCAAACTGTTCAACCAACGCATACGCAGTTGGAAGCCAAAAAGAGTTCGAGAGGAAGCTCAAGGGTGGATTTGACAAGGGGGTCTTCAGTGCACCGATCAAACAGGAATCGGACTGGAGCGACAATGACATGTCCTCGTCGTTACCTTCCCAGATCAAAAACTGCGCGCAGACCTCCGTGAGCCTTCCCATGGGACAACCAACGCCACCATCAACCCCAGAGCCTCTCTCAAGCCAATCagcccactcctctcctcggAAGGTCGGCAAGGAGAAAGGGAAAAAGAATTTTGACAGGTACAGCCAAGAGTACCGCCAGAGACGTGAGAGGAATAACGTTGCAGTGAGGAAAAGTAGGGACAAAGCAAAGCAACGCAACGTGGAAATGCAGCAAAAAATGCTTGAACTGGGTTCAGAGAATGACAGATTACACAAAACAATCGATCAACTAACCAGTGAGCTCACTGGCCTGAGAGATTTCTTCAAGCAGCTTCCCAATCACAACTCCTCGTTTTTGGGGACCACGGGTGGGGCTAGACGGTGA